From the Dendrosporobacter quercicolus genome, the window GGCCGGTATTACAGGGGAAGATATTATGTTCTCCTCTAATGATACGCCGGCGGCGGAGTTTCAAGCAGCACGGAAAATGGGCGCGATTATCAATCTTGATGATATCAGCCATATCGATTACCTGGAAAAACATGCCGGTATTCCGGAGATTATTTCTTTCCGTTATAATCCCGGGCCGTTAATGAAAAACGGCAATACCATTATCGGTTACCCGGAAGAGGCCAAGTATGGCCTGACCAAGGAGCAGATTTTGCAAGCCTATCCGATCATGAAAGGCAAGGGAGTAAAACGGTTTGGCATTCATACCATGGTTATTTCTAATGAATTAAATGCCGACAGCTTTATTGCCACAGCCGACATGATGTTTGACCTTATTGTAGAACTCAAGAAAAATCTGGAAATTGACATTGAGTTTGTCAATTTTGGCGGCGGCATTGGCATTCCTTACAAACCGGAGCAGGAACCGGTTGATCTGGCCTATGTCGGCCAGGGAATTAAAAAAAGCTATGAAGAAAAAATTACGGCCAATGGCTTGCAGCCGCTGCGTATTGCCATGGAATGCGGGCGAATGATTACCGGTCCTTATGGTTATCTGGTGGCAACCGTTCTGCATAAAAAAGAAATTTACAAAAACTACGTGGGCCTGGATGCCTGCATGACAAATTTAATGCGTCCTGCGCTTTATGGCGCATATCATCATATTACCGTGGTCGGAAAAGAAGGACTGCCGTTAGATCACGTTTATGATGTGACCGGCTCGCTGTGCGAGAATAATGACAAGTTTGCCGTTGACCGTCAGTTGCCGGCCATCGAGATTGGCGACAGGGTTGTTATTCACGACGCCGGAGCACATGGCTTTGCGATGGGTTTTAATTATAATGGCAAGCTGCGTTCAGCCGAGTTGCTGCTTAAAGCTGACGGCGGCGTCGAATTAATCCGCAGGGCCGAAACCATTGCCGATTATTTTGCAACTTTGGATGTACCGGCGACCGGTTTGCAGGCTGCCGCCACTAAATCGCAAAACAATTTGTAGTTTGACATAAGGGTAACTAATTATTTTACATTGCGCTGTCTCGAAATAGAGGCAGCTTCTTTTCTTCTGCAAACAGCTTAAAATGTTTTGGCAATCACAGTGGCCGGATTTGTTTTTTGCAGGTATGATGAAGCAGGATGGCTCGTTACTTTTTGGTTCATATAGCGTTATAAATAGATACTGGATGGTTTTGACAGGAGGCGGCGGTTTTCAAGGTGAATGATGAAAGTACATTGATTGCGAAAGCAAAGGCTGGCGATCGCGAAGCGCTAAATACCTTGATTTCTAACTATTGGCAGCCGGTTTACCGGCTGATTTACCACCGGCTCGGGAATGAAGATGATGCCCGGGAACTAACCCAGGATACCTTGATGAAAGCCTTTCGCGCTTTGCCGCGCTATCAAATTTTGACGGTTCCGTTTAAACGTTATCTACAGAGGATTGCCGTTAATCTGGTGACTGATTTCTGGCGCAAGAATGGGCGGATGCCGAAGGCTTACGATATTGCCGAATATCAGGAATTCATTGTCGATAGAAGCGAGCGTCCTGAGGAATATGCCCTGCGGCTGGAGAATGAGCAGCAAATAGCGCGTTTGGTCGAAGGGTTGCCGGAAGATCAGCGCCAGGCAATAAAGTTAAGAGTGATTTTAGGTTTATCTATTCGTGACACTGCTTTGCAGATGAATAGGACCGAGCCGGCAGTTAAAATGCTGCAACAACGGGCTTTGAAAAACTTGCGAAATCAGTTTATACGAAACTGTACAGAGCAGGAGGGCTGATACTGACCAGCGGCGTAAATGAGGAGGGCGGGGCAATGTGTAAAGATAACGAGGTAAATCAGGCTGAGATTCTTTCAGAGTTGCTGGATGATTTAAATGGTGGCCGTCAGCCTGAAGTTGCCGATAAGGAAGTCGGGGAATTGCTGGAAATGGCTGTTTTGGTCAAACGCAGTCAGGATCCCATACCCCGGTTACTGGTATCTCAAATGGCCGACAAGCTGGCAACGGAGCTGGGCGGACCAAAGCAAAAACAGCATAGAAGGTTTATCTGTGGCGGCCTGGCCAGTACGGCGGCGGCGGTATGTCTGGCTGTGTTTATACAGCTTTCGCCTCAGGCTGCTGATCCCCAGGTTGCCCGTCAGCCTGAAAGCAGTCAACAGGCAAGGGTGGCAGGCGATTTCGGCCAGGCGGTTAACAAATCAGGAAATGAAACCCTGCCGCAGCCTCAGAGCGGCCAGAACCGCGAAGTTCCCGTACCCCGGCCTATCGAAGAAAAAGCAGGCCGATCAGCCGCCCCGCCGCCGGAACACGGGATACGGCCAGAGCAGCCTGCAGATAAACCGCTCCAAAGTATATTAGCGAACAGAACTGCAAGTGTTGATTCCATAACCGGTAAAGCCGGAAGGGAAATGACAGTGATGATGACGCTGCCCGGGCAGGAAGCGCCGCAGGTAACGATTGATGAAACGGCCGGGATGATCCGGCAAGTCTACCACTATGGCAGTAAGGATGAGGTGATGATTATCCAAAGGCGGCTCGAGCGAGAAAGTTTCAAAAAGTTAAATGACCTTTCGCCGTACAGCGAAACGCCGGTGCCTGGTGATGAAACAGCGGTTCAACCTTTGGCCGCGGATAGGGTCAACAGCATTACTGTGCAGGTTGACCAGTATGAGATAATCATTACCGGCCCCAAAACCCCGGAGCAATTGGAAAAAATGGCGGCTTCGCTGGTTGCCGCAGAAATTCCATATTAGCTCATTTGCGTTAAAAACGATAGAAAATTTTTTCGTAAACGAGGCCACGTGCAGCGCTTAGCGCAGGGAATATGATTTTTCATACAGTTGAGGAAATAGCACCCGTTACTTTTCGAATGCTATTTCCGTTTATCCTTATGAAGCTTAATTTACAGGAGGGAATTACACAATGTTGAAAAAAATAATTCTGGTATTGACGATGACCTTGCTGCTGGCTGTCCCTGCATTTGGCAATGCCGCCCCGAAAACAGTAATTCAGGTGACTGGCAATAGTCAAAAAGAGATTTCACCGGATGTTGCCCGCATTAGCCTTTCTATTCATTCCATTGATGCTGATCTGGAAAAGGCGAAGAATGACAATACCAATATTGCCAACCAGGTATTAGACAGTATAAAGGCGCGTGGTGTGACGGACGAACAAATAAAAACCGATACATATCAGATAAACCCGGTATACCATTATGAAAAAGACCGCTTGCCGGAGCTGAAAGGCTATCGTGTAACCGAGCGTGTCGAAATCCGTACGCCGCTCGACCAGGCCGGCATTCTGGTGAATGAAGTTACCAAGGCCGGGGCCAATGAGATTCATTATATCCGCTTTGAGACAACAAATGAAACAGAAAGTAAAGATGAGGCATTACAGGAGGCTGTCAGGGATGCCGTCCGCAAGGCGGAAGTGATTGCCGCCGCACTGAATAAAAAAGTAGTCCGGGTTTCCCAGGTCAATGAGTCCGGTGTGTTTTATCAGCCGGTAGTGCTGGAAAGCCGTATGCTGAAAGCCGTCAGCGCAGATGGAGCGGAACCCAATATTCCGGCCGGTAAAGTAACAGTGAGCGCAAGCGTACAGGTAACGGTCGAGTTAAAATAGAATTGAATTTTGGCCAAAACCCGCGAATTATGCGGGTTTTGGCGTCTGAGGAAGCTATTTGGTGTAGGAAGCCGGTATTTGCGGTCCTAAAATCAGGAATATGTTGGCCGAAGGACTTTAGAAATTTTGTTGAACAGCCGATATATATAGTAGTGTTGTTGGCAACATGCTTATCATGGGAGGGATCAGAATGCAAAACATAACATTGGATGAAATACAGCCAGGCATGTATCTGTCAAAGGCGCTGATTTCAAATGATGGTACGGTTTTACTACATGAAGGCATAGAAATGAAGGAAAGGTATATTCAATATCTCCGCAATAAGGGAATTACATCACTGTTCGTTGGAGAACCGGATTTTCATGGAATAGCAGATGTTAAAGAATATTTCTATGACCAAGGACAACGGCAGGCGGCGGTTGAAGAGGCCCGGAGCATTGTGGCGGGGTTTCAGGCCGGCAAGGGAATAAAGCTGGATGGCGTCAAAAACATTGTCAGCGATATGGTCGCCCAGCTAAGCCGGAATCCGGGCAATATGCTGCATTTGCTTGACTTGCGCCGTAAAGAGGAATATATGTTTTCCCATGCGGTCAATACTTGTGTGTTGGCGGTGATGGCCGGATTGGCTTTGGGGTATGAACGGAAACAGTTGGATGAGCTTGGCCTGGCGGCTATGCTTCATGATATCGGCATGACGAAATTGCCGCCGCAGCTGGCCAGGCAGTTCCCCCGGGATTTGGCCAGGGAGGAAAAAGAGGAATACCGGCGGCATCCGTTTTATTCACTGGAAATTCTGCGCAAGAATCCCACCTTATCCAATGATGTGATTAATGCCTGCTTTCAGCACCATGAGCGTTGGAACGGCAGCGGCTATCCGATGGGAATTGCGGGAAATGCCATTTCAGAGTACGCTCAGATTATCGGTATCGCCGATGTCTATGATCGTTTGATTGTCGGGCTGCCGCACCGATTAGCGACGCCGGTATATTATGCGGTTGCTATACTGAATAAAGCTGCCGGTCAATATTTTAATCCGGCGATGATTGAGAAGTTTAATCAGAGTATCGCTATCTACCCAATGGGTAAAGCAGTACGGCTGAATAATCAGCAATGCGGCGTAATTCTTGGCGTTAGCTTAAAAAATAAGAATACGCCTGTTGTACGGATTATTGCTGACGATCATCTAAACAGACCGCCGCTTGAACTGGATCTGAGCAAAAATCCGGAGCTTTTTATTATTGACTTTGAAGAGCGGAATTTTAGTTATACCCAAAATTATGCCGATCAGGCCTATGTTGTGCATACCAAAAGGCCGCCGGTATAACTGGGACGTTAATAACAGCCGCGATTAAGCCTGCAATTTTGCGGGCTTGTTTTTTATGCTCAGGTCGTATAATATTCGGAAAATTTGCCGGTATTCATTATTTACACAGGTTTTCCCCTTGACGGCGTCTAAGTATCAGTAGATGATTGTTTTCATCGTACAGCCGTCGGTGAGGAGGAGTAATATGGAATTAAAGCGGTGTCCCTGGGCTAAGACTGATTTAGAGATAGAATATCATGATAAGGTCTGGGGCAAGCCAGTGCATGACGATTTACTCTTATTTGAAATGCTTATCCTGGAAGGTATGCAGGCCGGGTTAAGCTGGGTTACGATTCTTAATAAACGTGAAGCAATGCGGAACGCCTTTGATGGATTTGCCCCGCAGCTTATTGCCCGGTATGATGATGAAAAAAAGGCGGCTTTGCTGCTGAACCCTGGAATTATTCGCAATAAAGCCAAAGTCAATGCCTTGGTACTCAATGCGCAAGCCTTTTTACGGACGCAGCAGGAATACCAAACATTTGACCGCTATATCTGGGGATTTGTCAGTCATAAGCCATTGATTAACGCCTGGACCAACACTGCCCAAATACCTGCTCAAACCGCGATTTCAATTGCTATGAGCAAGGATTTGCTATTACGGGGTTTTAAATTTGCCGGGCCAACCATTTGTTACGCTTTTATGCAGGCGGTGGGTATGGTCAATGACCATATGGTATGGTGCGAACAGTATTCACAATGCTGACAGGTTAGGAATTTTATGGTGGACACAGGACTTTGGCGCCGCTGCAGCGAATAAACGATAATAAAAATCTGGTGGAAAATTGCGGGTGCGCAGGATTGCTGCACTCCTGTTTTGAACAGAGAATGGAGTGATGAAAATGTCATTAACACCAAAGAACACAGTGATAGGTTTTATTGGAACCGGAGTGATGGGCAAAAGTATGGCTGGTCATTTACTGAAGGCCGGCTATAGTCTCAAAGTTTATAACCGGACAAAGGCTAAGGCGCAGGAACTTCTGGAGCAGGGCGCCCTATGGTCGGAGAAGGTGGCCGAGCTGGCGGCTGAATGCCAGGTGATTATCACGATGATTGGCTATCCGAAAGATGTTGAAGCAATCTATTTTGGCAATGACGGTCTGTTGTATAATGCTAAACCGGGAACATATCTCCTGGACATGACAACTTCATCACCGGAACTGGCTGTCCGTATTGAACAGGCAGCGAAAGCGAAAAGCTTGCAAGCGCTGGATGCACCGGTTTCAGGCGGTGATGTGGGGGCCAAAGAGGCGCGGCTGGCCATTATGGTGGGCGGTGAGTCTGAAGCTTTTGCAGCTGTTCGTCCAATCCTGGAACTAATGGGCAAAAATATTGTTTTGCAGGGGCCAGCCGGCGCCGGGCAGCATACCAAGATGTGCAATCAGATTGCCATTGCCGCTAACATGATGGGGGTTTGTGAAGCAATGGCTTATGCCCAAAAGGCAGGGCTTGATCCTAAGGTTGTACTTCAAAGCATTGAGACTGGAGCGGCCGGCAGCTGGTCTCTGAGCAATTTAGCTCCCCGGATGCTGGCGGGAAATTTTGAACCAGGCTTCTATATTAAGCATTTTATCAAAGATATGAGAATTGCGATCGAATCTGCGCAGCAAATGGGCCTAAATACGCCGGCCTTGGATTTGGCGGTAAAGCTGTATGAACAACTGGCCGCTCAGGGGGAAGAGAACAGCGGTACGCAGGCTTTATTTAAATATTATCGTTGAGCGAAGGTTGGCTGACGTAAATAAGCCGTTCCGTATATTCCTCTATAATGAGGGAATCGGAGCGGCTTATTTTTGTTGCTAAACTGCAATTAACCCACTATGCTTTTCTTGCTTGGCCGCGATCATAAGAGCCGCAGAAACGTTTGCGGAACAAAGAATGATGAAGCAGCCTAATTTGCGCCCGTACAGGCGGAACCAATTGGTACGATCCTGCCAAAAGAATTTTCTGTTTACGGCGCGATAGCAACCTGGAAAATGGTTATGCTCCCTTTAATCGGCTCTGTCACGAACAATGTGCTGGTAGTGGAATTGAGCAGTTGCACGGTAGCCGGGGGAGTAGTGACTGCAATTAAAGCATCTCCAGCGACTTGTGCGGCCATAATCGGCGAGTAGACTTGAACATTGTCGCCAGTCGAAGCGGTGAGGGTAAATGCCGGGTTATCCGTTCCATCAGTGCCATCAACGGATACTATCCAGTGGATATAATAGATTCCTTCCTGGGTGATGGTTAGTGTGCCTGTCGCAGGATCGTTGGTAATAAATGGTGATTGATTGCTTATGACTGTATCAAATGTGACAGGATCGCCTGGTGCAATTGTCGTTGTCGCAGCATCAGCCAATTGTACCTGGATTCCTTGGATTTCTGCTGCCGGACTGTCAGCGCCAGTAGGACCGGTAACGCCAGTCTCACCAGTAGCCCCAGTTTCACCGACAGCGCCAGTCTCACCGGTAGCCCCAGTCTCACCAGTAGCGCCGGTCTCGCCGGTAGCGCCGGTTTCACCAGTAGCACCGGTCTCGCCAACAGCCCCGGTTTCACCGGTAGCGCCAGTCTCGCCAGTAGCGCCAGTCTCGCCAGTAGCGCCGGTCTCGCCAACAGCGCCAGTCTCGCCAGTGGCACCGGTCTCGCCGGTAGCGCCGGTTTCACCAGTAGCGCCAGTTTCGCCAACAGCACCAGTCTCGCCAGTAGCACCGGTTTCACCGGTAGCGCCGGTCTCGCCAGTAGCACCGGTTTCACCGGTAGCGCCGGTCTCGCCAGTAGCACCGGTTTCNNNNNNNNNNNNNNNNNNNNNNNNNNNNNNNNNNNNNNNNNNNNNNNNNNNNNNNNNNNNNNNNNNNNNNNNNNNNNNNNNNNNNNNNNNNNNNNNNNNNNNNNNNNNNNNNNNNNNNNNNNNNNNNNNNNNNNNNNNNNNNNNNNNNNNNNNNNNNNNNNNNNNNNNNNNNNNNNNNNNNNNNNNNNNNNNNNNNNNNNNNNNNNNNNNNNNNNNNNNNNNNNNNNNNNNNNNNNNNNNNNNNNNNNNNNNNNNNNNNNNNNNNNNNNNNNNNNNNNNNNNNNNNNNNNNNNNNNNNNNNNNNNNNNNNNNNNNNNNNNNNNNNNNNNNNNNNNNNNNNNNNNNNNNNNNNNNNNNNNNNNNNNNNNNNNNNNNNNNNNNNNNNNNNNNNNNNNNNNNNNNNNNNNNNNNNNNNNNNNNNNNNNNNNNNNNNNNNNNNNNNNNNNNNNNNNNNNNNNNNNNNNNNNNNNNNNNNNNNNN encodes:
- a CDS encoding RNA polymerase sigma factor is translated as MNDESTLIAKAKAGDREALNTLISNYWQPVYRLIYHRLGNEDDARELTQDTLMKAFRALPRYQILTVPFKRYLQRIAVNLVTDFWRKNGRMPKAYDIAEYQEFIVDRSERPEEYALRLENEQQIARLVEGLPEDQRQAIKLRVILGLSIRDTALQMNRTEPAVKMLQQRALKNLRNQFIRNCTEQEG
- a CDS encoding HD-GYP domain-containing protein, encoding MQNITLDEIQPGMYLSKALISNDGTVLLHEGIEMKERYIQYLRNKGITSLFVGEPDFHGIADVKEYFYDQGQRQAAVEEARSIVAGFQAGKGIKLDGVKNIVSDMVAQLSRNPGNMLHLLDLRRKEEYMFSHAVNTCVLAVMAGLALGYERKQLDELGLAAMLHDIGMTKLPPQLARQFPRDLAREEKEEYRRHPFYSLEILRKNPTLSNDVINACFQHHERWNGSGYPMGIAGNAISEYAQIIGIADVYDRLIVGLPHRLATPVYYAVAILNKAAGQYFNPAMIEKFNQSIAIYPMGKAVRLNNQQCGVILGVSLKNKNTPVVRIIADDHLNRPPLELDLSKNPELFIIDFEERNFSYTQNYADQAYVVHTKRPPV
- a CDS encoding SIMPL domain-containing protein, translating into MLKKIILVLTMTLLLAVPAFGNAAPKTVIQVTGNSQKEISPDVARISLSIHSIDADLEKAKNDNTNIANQVLDSIKARGVTDEQIKTDTYQINPVYHYEKDRLPELKGYRVTERVEIRTPLDQAGILVNEVTKAGANEIHYIRFETTNETESKDEALQEAVRDAVRKAEVIAAALNKKVVRVSQVNESGVFYQPVVLESRMLKAVSADGAEPNIPAGKVTVSASVQVTVELK
- a CDS encoding NAD(P)-dependent oxidoreductase; this translates as MSLTPKNTVIGFIGTGVMGKSMAGHLLKAGYSLKVYNRTKAKAQELLEQGALWSEKVAELAAECQVIITMIGYPKDVEAIYFGNDGLLYNAKPGTYLLDMTTSSPELAVRIEQAAKAKSLQALDAPVSGGDVGAKEARLAIMVGGESEAFAAVRPILELMGKNIVLQGPAGAGQHTKMCNQIAIAANMMGVCEAMAYAQKAGLDPKVVLQSIETGAAGSWSLSNLAPRMLAGNFEPGFYIKHFIKDMRIAIESAQQMGLNTPALDLAVKLYEQLAAQGEENSGTQALFKYYR
- the lysA gene encoding diaminopimelate decarboxylase; translation: MAKKTLPFTKQQLEEIIRQYPTPFHIYDEAAIRKNARQLLAAFSWAPRFKEYFAIKATPNPVILKFLREEGIGADCSSLPELLLAEMAGITGEDIMFSSNDTPAAEFQAARKMGAIINLDDISHIDYLEKHAGIPEIISFRYNPGPLMKNGNTIIGYPEEAKYGLTKEQILQAYPIMKGKGVKRFGIHTMVISNELNADSFIATADMMFDLIVELKKNLEIDIEFVNFGGGIGIPYKPEQEPVDLAYVGQGIKKSYEEKITANGLQPLRIAMECGRMITGPYGYLVATVLHKKEIYKNYVGLDACMTNLMRPALYGAYHHITVVGKEGLPLDHVYDVTGSLCENNDKFAVDRQLPAIEIGDRVVIHDAGAHGFAMGFNYNGKLRSAELLLKADGGVELIRRAETIADYFATLDVPATGLQAAATKSQNNL
- a CDS encoding DNA-3-methyladenine glycosylase I — translated: MELKRCPWAKTDLEIEYHDKVWGKPVHDDLLLFEMLILEGMQAGLSWVTILNKREAMRNAFDGFAPQLIARYDDEKKAALLLNPGIIRNKAKVNALVLNAQAFLRTQQEYQTFDRYIWGFVSHKPLINAWTNTAQIPAQTAISIAMSKDLLLRGFKFAGPTICYAFMQAVGMVNDHMVWCEQYSQC